From Erigeron canadensis isolate Cc75 chromosome 5, C_canadensis_v1, whole genome shotgun sequence:
TAATATTGTCTGAATGCGTCTATATGTCCATTAAGAGGCCGCCTCAGTTACACTTTCCTATTAAGGATTGTAGATATGTATATTTGTGAATAATAGTTAAGAAGACTAATTATACAAATAGTTTATAGTTAGTTTTGCTTTGTATGTAAGTCAACTATGGCTTGATTTCCAATTAATAAAAATGGAATTTTCCATAAATTCTCTCTAATCCCCTGTCATTTTTCTATAATTTGTTAAGGTTTGGGTTGATGATGTCCTCAACTATTTATAGGAAACCACCGCCTAAACAGATGATGTCGATCAATTTGATCCAATGGCTACGTTTGATTCTCCGAATAGATAATCTGCTGCATAAAATATTTCTTTTACAAAACTTGGCTTATAATTCATGAGTTCTATTTTCAGCTAAAATGAAGAACCTTTGGATGTTATAACACCAAGTTGCTAAGATATTCTTGGGGTCAAAATGGCGACTGAAAGCCCGATTCGAATAATTAAAGCAAGCGGAAATTGGGGATCTAATAATATGGGAATTGAGGATTCAGGATTGTTAAAGGGGCAAAGATTTCAGGGAAAAAAGAGTAGTTTACCTCCCAATAGAAGTGGAAGTGCACCTCCAAGCATTGAAGGCTCATTTGCAGCCATTGAAAACCTCATGTTTAGGCAAAACTATACTACTTATGCTAGTTTAGCAAGCCCTGATAATGCTGCGGGTATTTCTGAGTCTGAAGAGCAACTTCGGGCCAATCCATCTTATTTTGAGTACTACTGGGCCCATGTTAATATGAATCCAAGGCTCCCTCCACCACTAATATCTGGCGAAAATCGGAATCTTTTCCGAAGTGTAAGAGGTGCCGGAAATAATAGGAGATTGGCATCTTTTGATGATTCTTTTAGCAGCTCTTTGCGGTTGGATCACAGTAATCTTTCTACTCATAAGGAAGAATCCGATGATGATAGATCGCCGAAACAGGTCTGTTATTTTTTTGTGAAGATTCtgaaaaaggttttttttttttttttttgtgtgtgtgtgtgtcaggGGTTTCCATGTTTGTTAAAgtttaagggggtgtttggaagTCTTGGAGAATcaaaatatgaatattttattatattaatccATGATTACTTGGGCAGTTCAAAAAATATCTGAAATCATTAGTCTTATAATCACCTTTTGCCAAACATGCAAATCTGATCATTATGATATCTCATGGTGATGATAAGTTTAAAAGCACATCGAAATGCTCCTTAAGTAGAGGTGCAAATGGTTGGCCACAGGTAGGGCTGGGTTGACCCCACCGCATTTGCAGTCTTCTGGCCACAGATAAGTTTAAAAGTACGATTAGAAGAATTATACTACAAAGTTTATGCGTTAGAAAATATAACTCGAGTACTGTTCGTCTAGTTTGACTAATTCAATCTGTTTGACCTGTTACATTATTAGCAAgtttttttcatatttcatGGATGACCAGTTGGACTAAAACTCCACCCCATGAATACTCAAAATGGATCAAAGTTTTCTTGTATTAACATACTAGAGGCTACTTGTATAAATTACACACATACATTATAGATACAAATCTTATATTTCCAAACAGGAAGATCTTCCTCAAGCTCCGACACTTGTATATAATCAATCTGGCCCATTTGGACATGAACGGAATGAGGATGTGGATGACCATGATGACTATAACCCCACAACCACTACCATTTCAAGCTCATCATCCATTGATGGTAAAGGGAGCAATCTGGTAGCTAGCCCACCTGCGAACCAAAATGTAAatagttattcagaaaacaatgtTTCTATCAGTGGTGTTATGGATGCCGACGTTTCTGGTATAAGAAATCAGTTAGTTACCCTTAACATATCCAACTTTtcaaaattagaaaatgaaagaaatcaAAGAAACCCATACCCTGTTCATGCTGGCCGCCCTCTAATTGTTTCACTGCCTCAAACCTATGTCGGCATGAATCAGTTTTTTCCAAATCCCACCAACTTATCTTCAGAGGTACAACCGCTATTGCAGTCTTCTGGTTTCACCCCACCGCATTATGCTACAGGACCAACATATATGACTCCTGCGTCCCACTTTTTCCCCAATATGATGCCAACCAATTATTTGCCACAACATTTTCACAATTTCTATGCTTACAGCCCGTCACCTATAACACCATTTGCAACTGAATATCCTCCTAACAGTCCTTTCCCTACACCTTTTAGCAATGCCTCTCCAAGTTTTAGCGGTCAAGGTCAAAATCCCGGAGTCGACTTTCAACATTTTAACAATGTCTATGGGCATCCTGGGTTACCCTTTCTTGGGGAAGAGCCGAAATTGCAATCTTTAGGAGGTGTGGGGCATATTAATATGAAATCAAGAAGGGTGGATGCCACAAGTCCACACTATTTCAGGATCCCGAGAAATATGGATTTCTTGCAATTTCCAACGTCACCTTTTGCTAGCCCGCTAATGCCAGGGTCTCCAATAGGTGGGGGTAGCTACCCTGCTATGATAAATGAAGGTGTGTATGGTGGATGGAAAGGTTATAGTGGAAATCATGGTATTAGTGATCCAAAAACGTATTCATTTCTTGAAGAGTTGAAATCGGGTAAAGGTCGCAGGTTAGAGCTGCCAGACATTTATGGACACATCATTGAATTCAGGCAAGTTCTTTGTACATTATAACATCACACTAGCAGTAGGAGAATCTGGGTAAGGGGTGGGGTGTCTGAATTGGTTGGTTAATGCTTAAATATGTGTTGAGGTGGAAACAGAAAATTTTTAGTTCGGTTCAGTCCACAAATTTTCTGGAGTTTCCTTTATGCTATAACACGCCAAATTATTACAAGGATAATCTGGTGTTGTATATCAAGATGTTAATATGAGGCTGATAGCCTGTAACCTATTAAGGTGCACTTTGGGTTTATTTCAACCAATTTAACCCATTCGGTGCGTTTTTCCTAGTAATTTCTATTTGACACCTTTaacccaaaaaagaaaaaaaaaacatgtgcaGTGTTGATCAACATGGAAGTCGCTTTATTCAACAGAAGTTGGAAATTTGTAGCAAGGAGGAGAAGGAATCTGTATTTAAAGAAGTCCTTCCTCATGCTTCCAGACTAATTACTGATGTTTTCGGAAATTATGTCATCCAGAAGGTGCGATGATACAGCTTGTAGCGTTGTATACTTTATTTCTTGAATCTTGTATTACATGGAATGCATACTAATCCTACTATGAAAATTTCAGTGGTTAGCTTGGCCCACAGATTAGAGTATATGTCCACGAGTCCAAATGTCTAAAAATACACTTCAATAACAATAAACATAGAAAACCGTGTGGACCCAAATCAGTGAGTGTAGCTTTTTTATTTTAGGGATCAAAATAGTCGGTTTTGAAGAAGGTGAGAAGTTATATCAAGAAAACTGGTTATTAAGATACACATATACCTATCAATATTTCTAGCTTAAATCAGCTAATTCTTCAACTCTCGATAGTCACATCTGCTTATCAACACCCAGACTCCCTATCAGTATGAGTTTCTTATTGTAATGTTGCATCAAATGTTAGTATAAGAACTCCCCTGACAGCCTTTTTACAAGACCTCTGAAAATAATGATgctttgacttttgatattCAAAAAAGGGAAGATGTGGCTTAATTATTGTATTTGGTTTATCTAGTTTTTTGAGTACGGAAATGCCGAGCAGAGAAGGCAGCTTGGAAACCAGCTTGAAGGTCAGATATTGTCTTTAAGTCTGCAGATGTACGGTTGCCGTGTAATCCAAAAGGTATATCGGTATTGTTCTTGAGGCTGTCTAtctttgaaaaattttctaTCCTACTGGGATGACTGCATCTAGAGGTGAATTTCTCTGCAGCTATGGGCATGGGTCGATTTGAGTTTAATTTTTCTCTCTTAACATGTCTAACAAGTAAAAATATTGGACTTGGCCAAATTAAAATGGGTTGAATGGGTCAAACATGCGGAAAGCCCTCCAAGTATATAGTGATACTTaacacataatttttttttctacaatCACTGCAGAAAAGAGCACTCGCTAAATTGTTACTGTAATAATATACTTTATTCCAATGATAAGTTTATCACAGTATTTTTTCGTAATATCTGGTAAGAAAAACCCAAATTTTTGTGCATCGGGCTGAACAGACTCGCTTCAGTGCTAAAAGCTTACCATTCTGACCGGATCCTATTTTAACACGTCATGCAACCTGCATATATTGCCACTTCTACCTGCCGATTCAGTTATGTTTGAATTTCCGTAATGAAAGAATTTTTTAAGACTTGTATTGTTAATCCTGCTTAGTTGAATTCGTCTGTAGGCCCTTGACTCCATTGATCTAGAACAAAAAATCAAGCTTACTAGTGAACTGGATGGACATGTTTTAAATTGTGTTCGTGATCAGAATGGAAATCATGTTATACAGAAGTGTATAGAGAGCATTCCAACCGAGAACATCAAATTCGTGATATTGTCCTTTCGCGGTCAAGTTGCAGCCTTGTCAAAACATCCTTATGGTTGTCGTGTCATACAGGTACTAGCTAAAACAgggtttcattttattttatttttctcattgACATTgccttatttatttttatctttattactAATAGAGAGTGCTAGAGCACGCTACGGATGAACTACACAGCCAGTTTATAGTGGACGAGATTTTGGAATCGGTTTATGATCTTGCACAAGATCAGTATGGAAATTATGTAACTCAGGTTTGTTAAATTTTAACAGTGTTCGACCTTTCGTTTAAGTGATAGTTTTCATTTAcattagtgtgtttggttgtggTACTTACAGTATGTGTTGGAGGGTGGGAAACCTGAAGAAAGAAGCCAAACCATACACAAGTTGGCAGGCCATATAGTGCAACTAAGCCAACACAAATTTGCATCAAATGTTATAGAGAAATGTTTGGAATACAGTGAGTCAGATGCAAAAGAAATCTTGATACAAGAGATTATTGGAGATGCTGACGGCAACGATAACTTATTGGTGAGTGGAATTAAATCTTAATGCCCTCATTAATTTTTAGAAAAGTAATGGCCATAATGGATAACTTTTGCCTTTTTGGATGTGTTGCGCTGACTGAAAACACTCTTTATCCCAAGTTGTATCATTTCAGTAGTAATCTAGTTTTGTGGATAAGTTCAATGTATTAAGAATATATTTTGGGCTAAGCCTGATCCCATTGACCCCCTCAACTCATCAAACCCCATTCCTTTAAAGCCATTAATTTTTCACACATTCAAAGCCTGACCAACTAGTTGATAAATAAATGGGTTGAAAATTTTATCTCTAGTTCTAACCTATACCTATTTATAATGTGTATAGTTAATGGTGAAGGACCAATTTGCAAATTATGTGGTCCAAAAGGTTCTTCAAACGTGTAGCGCCCAACAACGGGAAGTATTGCTTGGTCGTATAAAAGGTCATCTCAATTCGTTGAAAAAATATACTTATGGGAAACATATTGTTGCTCGCTTTGAACACCTGTACAGTGAAGGTATGTGTATGCTTAGTTACTTATTTGGATCATTATATATGAGTATGTGTTTCTGTAAATAATCAGAGTTCGTCAAGCAACACAACCACATCCAACTAGGATTACGATCCCTTGAAAACTTATCATGACTTAATTACAATTCAAGTGCACTACCAAAGACTCCATGTCCCTATATCTGCAAATACCTTCTTCAGAAAATTACAGCA
This genomic window contains:
- the LOC122599238 gene encoding pumilio homolog 5-like: MATESPIRIIKASGNWGSNNMGIEDSGLLKGQRFQGKKSSLPPNRSGSAPPSIEGSFAAIENLMFRQNYTTYASLASPDNAAGISESEEQLRANPSYFEYYWAHVNMNPRLPPPLISGENRNLFRSVRGAGNNRRLASFDDSFSSSLRLDHSNLSTHKEESDDDRSPKQEDLPQAPTLVYNQSGPFGHERNEDVDDHDDYNPTTTTISSSSSIDGKGSNLVASPPANQNVNSYSENNVSISGVMDADVSGIRNQLVTLNISNFSKLENERNQRNPYPVHAGRPLIVSLPQTYVGMNQFFPNPTNLSSEVQPLLQSSGFTPPHYATGPTYMTPASHFFPNMMPTNYLPQHFHNFYAYSPSPITPFATEYPPNSPFPTPFSNASPSFSGQGQNPGVDFQHFNNVYGHPGLPFLGEEPKLQSLGGVGHINMKSRRVDATSPHYFRIPRNMDFLQFPTSPFASPLMPGSPIGGGSYPAMINEGVYGGWKGYSGNHGISDPKTYSFLEELKSGKGRRLELPDIYGHIIEFSVDQHGSRFIQQKLEICSKEEKESVFKEVLPHASRLITDVFGNYVIQKFFEYGNAEQRRQLGNQLEGQILSLSLQMYGCRVIQKALDSIDLEQKIKLTSELDGHVLNCVRDQNGNHVIQKCIESIPTENIKFVILSFRGQVAALSKHPYGCRVIQRVLEHATDELHSQFIVDEILESVYDLAQDQYGNYVTQYVLEGGKPEERSQTIHKLAGHIVQLSQHKFASNVIEKCLEYSESDAKEILIQEIIGDADGNDNLLLMVKDQFANYVVQKVLQTCSAQQREVLLGRIKGHLNSLKKYTYGKHIVARFEHLYSEEIEEVGS